TGTTTTAGAGTTGTGTTGCTTCTTAAAGATCAGAACTTTAACATTgaagaaactgttttttttaggATCAGTAAAGGTACAAACTTTAAGCTGTAATGGTTAATTGGTTATGTTAAGATGCTACCTAAGATGAAATGGTTTACTTGGTTTAATCATACTATGATGTTCTAGGGTTATGTTGCATCTGAAAGATCAGAGCTTTACATTgaagaaactgtttttttttttaaggattagTAAAGGTGCAAACTTTAAGCTTTTGGATTTGGTGTAAGCTGTAATGGCTAATTGGTTTATGTTTAAGATGCTACCGAAGATGAAATGGTTTAGTCATACTAAGCTGCTTGGTGTTGCCTTCAGGTTCTTTGTTTTTAATCATACTATGATGTTCTAGAGTTATGTTGCATCTGAAAGATCAGAACTTTACTTGGAAGAAACCTTTTTAGGCTCAAGTAAAGGTACAAACTTTTTAGAAAAGCTTCTAGATTTGTGGTTAAGCTGTAATTGTTAACTAATTGGGTATGCAAAGATGCTGGTTAAgaggaattttttttacttggTTTAGTCTGTTCATGTACTTATTTTAGATTAGATGTCATGTGTTATAACAAGTTTCTCTGTTTTTTCGAGTTTTCAAGTTTTACTTGATCTTATTGTTTAGGCATGGGAATGCACTCCTGGGAAAGAAGTAGTTTGGAATGTATTGACTTTGTTCACAACATCTGGAATGTTGTTTCTGGAAGTAAGCTTGGTAGCCTTTCTCTTCCAAGGGAACTACGCAAGTGGCGCTGAAGCATTGACACGGACTTTCCTCATCTCGGGACTTGTTATTGGTCTTGATTTGCTTCTCAAGGTACCATTGTCTTCATAACTGTTAGATTTTACTTTCTAGATTATGTATCTGCTGTAGTTGATGAGATAAATTCGAACTTGTAATGTCTGGTTTGTCTTTTATTGTTCGTTTCAGGCAATCTATCTTTTTGGATTTGGGGTAGAATTGTTCATTGACAACAATGAACATATCCAAAAGGTCAAATGGGGGTTATGGGTCATCCACAAGCTCTTGCTTGCAGGCATATATGGGATGATATTCTTCATGTACAACTCTAAGTGGAGAGAAAGATTGCCAGGTAAATCACATCGTCCACTTACCAATAGTTGTTCAACAGCTTCTGTCACTCATCAAATTGGCTAttgttgtttttggttttgacaGCAAGACCTGCTTTCTATAAGTACATAACTTGCATGCTCGCCTTAAATGGACTCTCCCTATTCGCATGTACTCTTGCTGCAAACGGCGCTCACTTTGGATTATGGTAAAACCCTTATCCTATTTAAAAAGGCTTCTCTTGTTTCTTGAACGTAAGAAGATAATATTTGAAACTTCTGGTAGGTTGTATGGGATCACAAGTGTTTGTTACCACGCCTTCTATCTTCCTCTTCTGTATGTTACTTTCCTTGCAGACTTCTTCCAGGTAACTCACTCATCTCAACATCTCTCTACCACTTTATCTCCGCATCACCATCATCCTTTTCATCACTACAGTACCATCACCTTAACACACCCTATGCCATATGCCATATGATTGTTGAATGTTCAAATGGTTTGGTGCTTAAGTTCACTTTGGTATTGCTGCAGGAAGAAGATCTCAACTTGGAGAACGTCTACTACTCAGAGATGAAAGATGCTGGATTCTTTGACGCAGATTGGGAATAACAAGAACCTGTATATACAATGTGTCTAGAgttgtttatatatatcatcAAGCTATTGTCACTTCTTTTTAGGGCCTACTCTTACTTATGCATGTGTAAAGACTCCTTGTACATTATGATATAACAGTTTGCTTAattcagaaagaaaaaagaacaaacaTTCATATGTAAACGAGACTCATTCCAAGTTATTCTGAATTTTCCAAACACCAAAAGTTTCAGGAGACAAATAGCAATCCGTGGATACAGATACTACTAAAACTACTAGGACAAAGACAGTAGTAACTTCTTGACCACATTAAAAGAAAATGACCGAAAAGATatgaaaacaacaaacaccAAAGC
The window above is part of the Brassica napus cultivar Da-Ae chromosome C3, Da-Ae, whole genome shotgun sequence genome. Proteins encoded here:
- the LOC106388826 gene encoding protein CANDIDATE G-PROTEIN COUPLED RECEPTOR 2-like gives rise to the protein MRVLGETAETPFVISRLSPNSPAAGGGFIGGWVGKCHGFLHNTVLVVAAILFVAYLAYEAKKSLAKLSNRRSYIMIAYYGCLWLVSLLNLAWCCLQAWECTPGKEVVWNVLTLFTTSGMLFLEVSLVAFLFQGNYASGAEALTRTFLISGLVIGLDLLLKAIYLFGFGVELFIDNNEHIQKVKWGLWVIHKLLLAGIYGMIFFMYNSKWRERLPARPAFYKYITCMLALNGLSLFACTLAANGAHFGLWLYGITSVCYHAFYLPLLYVTFLADFFQEEDLNLENVYYSEMKDAGFFDADWE